The following are encoded together in the Chrysiogenia bacterium genome:
- the folK gene encoding 2-amino-4-hydroxy-6-hydroxymethyldihydropteridine diphosphokinase: MPRAYIGYGSNLGRRRATIERALLLVHALPATSVLAQSRYYRTDPWAMAPGTPAFLNGCAEIETTLSPEVLLHHLHQIERRLGRFALRGPHGEYLSRTIDLDILLYEGCVQPGGTPALPHPEIAARRFVLEPLCELAPALMHPVLNKTVRELLEECPDPGRVWSVG; the protein is encoded by the coding sequence ATGCCGCGGGCCTACATCGGATACGGAAGCAACCTGGGGCGCAGGCGCGCCACCATCGAGCGCGCGTTGCTGCTCGTCCATGCGCTGCCCGCTACGAGTGTGCTCGCCCAGAGCCGCTACTACCGCACCGACCCATGGGCGATGGCGCCGGGAACGCCGGCGTTTCTCAATGGCTGCGCCGAGATCGAAACGACGCTCTCACCCGAGGTGCTGCTCCACCACCTGCACCAGATCGAGCGTCGTCTGGGGCGCTTCGCGCTTCGCGGCCCCCATGGCGAATATCTGAGCCGCACGATCGACCTCGACATCCTGCTCTATGAGGGATGCGTGCAGCCCGGCGGCACGCCCGCCCTGCCCCACCCGGAAATTGCCGCGCGCCGCTTCGTGCTCGAGCCCCTTTGCGAGCTTGCACCGGCGCTCATGCACCCGGTGCTGAACAAAACCGTTCGGGAGTTGCTTGAAGAATGCCCGGATCCCGGGCGCGTGTGGAGCGTGGGCTGA